Genomic DNA from Acipenser ruthenus chromosome 4, fAciRut3.2 maternal haplotype, whole genome shotgun sequence:
GCAATGCTATGGCATTGGgctacttttttcaatttttgataCAGTCAGACAATAATAAAGATTAATACGAGTAGCAGATTAAACTAATTAttacgtgtgcgtgtgtgtaaaatggaagaaaaagaaaatattcctcCAGTTTTCCTGTACAAACGGTAGTAACGTTGTGGAACTGGAGGTATCCCGAAGAGAACAAAATCAAGAATGAAAAGAAAGCTGTAAGTATTACTTAAACACATATTTTATGtggtatatttttgttatttcagagttttgtattgtttttctaaCTTAAAACATTCCCTAAAGCTCACAGGAATGcagacagctggaaaaaaaacgAAAGGAATCGGACACAGAGGTAAGCAGCAACATTGTATTATTAGAAAATGTAACCAGatcgagattatatatatatatatatatatatgtatatagtctAATCATAGGGAAGAAAGCGAAAAGGTATTTGTTTTAGCAAAGCCAAAGGTGGAGCTGTACAAAATCATGTAAATTCTGAGATTGTGGCACCTGTTGGCAATCAACAGGGTTTAATCTATAATCTTAAGGTTTTCTGGacatactttatttaaaataaaaataagggtgcAGTGAAAAAGGTCCTAAATAACAAGGGTATTTAATCAAGAGTAATTATTATGTAAAGGGGGGTGATGCCATGATAAGTATGGTGAATTGTGATTTTGCCAAAATATCAATTACAATTCACCTACAACCTATCTGGCACCTCCCACCTTAATATGCAGTTATTCAATTTGTACACACTTATTTTTTGGTGATATTTagtaaaattaagaaataatttatattgttttgttaagTAATGCAAATTAAACAGTAAGATATGTTTACACTGTGCATTCCGCTTTACAATTGTTTTTACAGGGAACACCTGTATCTGAACAAGTCACTGCCACTGAGATATTGGCTTGTCCAGAGGAGAGACTTCTTTTTAAGACCAACACAAACTTGGAAGGGGGGTTTGACACAGTAAAGGGATATCTTTCAAGACCCACTGCACAGCCTCACAGAACAGAAGAGGGTATGTCAAGACCCTGTGCATGCTCTGAGATGTATGCTCAGGAAGAGGAACCACCAGAGAAGATAATCCAAACTGTGAAATAGAGGCACGTGTTTTCACACACAACACATATGGCCAGTCTGAAAATGATGCCCAGTCACCATGTAATGCTGTTATGGTACATAAAATGCACAGACCCAAACATTTAAGGCCTCCTACTTGGATGATTCAGTATGTGATTATCTAATGATACAATTAGCCCCTCTTAAGATATGTAAAATTCTGTAACAAACAAGGTATCTTGAAATTGCACTTtcagtacattcatttattgacCTAGAATAGCTAATGATTGCATCCTctaaaacataacattttaaatgagcAAGGTGCCTCATGAATTAAGCATTTATCTCAAAATGTTAAATTTGTCAATTTAGATTGGACATTACTTTCAATTATAATATGCTAATGctggtgttacatttaaagtattAATATTGCAACATTTTTCTGTCATGTAAAGCCTGTAATggagttacaagaaataactctTATTCCCCTCTTATTTTCTCTGCAGGATGAGACATCTTCGAATGCAATATCGTCCACTGACCAGAACTACCTCCTTCTTTTAGCTCTTAAAACTAAACATCAGCTCACTAATGAAGCCCTGgaagacattttaaaactattaaatcaCATTGGTGGTGATGACACAGTACCAGTTACAAGTACCAGTACTATTTTGAAAAGTACTTTTCAGACTGTAAAGGGATAATAGATATTTATTTAATCTGCGAAACATGTGAAATGCTTCTAGGGAACAAAGCTACTTCTGGAAATTGTAGTTTTTGTGGGAAAAAATGGGTGGCTAGTCACAACATAAGCAAAGGGCAATTTTTCTTCTATATGCCACTCAAAAGTCAAATAAAAGCACTTCTAAATGACATTAGTGTACAGAAACATTTGGATTTTCTCAAAGAAAGATCAACAACCGGCAATTACAGTGACATTCAGGATGGAACTTTGTATGAAAAAGTTTTAAACAGTTCTCCTTCCAACACTTTATCAGTGAATTTCGGATGTGATGGTGTTCCAGTCTTTAAGTCCTCCCACTATAGTGTTTGGCCTGTATTATGTGTTCTGAATGAACTTCCTCCAGTGGAAAGATTGAAACATGTGCTTATGGCTTCTCTCTGGTTTGGTAGCAAAAACCCAGATATGAATCTATATCTTCAGCCATTTGTTAATGAATGTCAGGACTTAATGCAGAGTGGGGTTGACTGGGAGAATGCAGTAACGCAAGAGAAGATCAATTCTAAAGTTGTGTGCACTGTAGCTATTTGTGACTCTGTTGCCAGACCACTTTTGCAGAATATGATGCAGTTCAATGGCCTACATGGATGTGGGTTTTGTACAGATCCTGGTACAAATGTACCAAAAGGCAGAGGGGTGACTAGGGCATACCCTTACAAGAAAGATTTTATACTGAGGAGCAGTACTGAAACCATAGAACAAGCAGAGCATGCTTTTCAGAATAAGAAAACTGTATGTGGTGTGAAAGGATCTAGTATTCTTATGTGTATCCCTAACTTTGACATTATCAATGGGTTTATTCCTGACTACATGCACTGTGCACTTCTGGGTGTTGCCAGACAAATGATGAGGTTGTGGGTGGAATCAAAGTACCACAGATACCCATTTTATCATGGTACATAGGTAGAGCGTATAGATTCCAGACTCCTTCCTATTAAACCACCATCAAATATATCCCGCATACCACGCTCAGTCACTCAGTACAAGTTTTGGAAAGCGCATGAATGGTTTGCTTGGCTTGTCTTCTACAGTGTTCCAGTGTTAAAAGGAATTTTGCAAGAAAAATATTTCTTACACTGGTGTTTGTTTGTTGAAGGTATTGCAATCTTAACCAGTCAGAGCATTAGTGAGGAACAGCTATACCACTGTGAACGGGTATTCATTCATTTTGTAGTCCTGACTGAAAAGCTGTATGGTACAGAGCATGTGAGTTACAATGTTCACTGTACATTGCATCTTGTGAAAAGTGTACGGGACTGGGGCCATTATGGGCACACTCTGCTTTCCTTTATGAGTCATACAATGGACATTTGCTTGACATGGTTAAAGGCACTCGGGCGGTTCCACTGCAAATGTGTCGTAAGTTTCTGATGGAACAATCGCTTAAGATGTTTAAAGAAAAGTTGCATAACATGCCAGCTGAaaagttgtttctttcattctgctGTAAACAAACGCCAATTTCAGGGAGCTGATGAAGTAGACAACATTACTGTGCTTGGtacaccaaaaagaaaaaaactggaaaggAAGTACTACCATGCTTTACACAGTGTTGCAGAACAGGTACCATCTGGTTTATATTTTAAGCAGTATGACAGAATAATTGTGAATGGTGAGAATTCACTCTGAACAATATGGCAAACTGAAAAAGAGGAATAGTTTCACAGTTTCTCTCAGAGATGGGAATTTTTTCAAAATAGAGACATTTGCTGTTGTCAATCTTGGGAATGGAG
This window encodes:
- the LOC131733740 gene encoding uncharacterized protein LOC131733740 — translated: MLLGNKATSGNCSFCGKKWVASHNISKGQFFFYMPLKSQIKALLNDISVQKHLDFLKERSTTGNYSDIQDGTLYEKVLNSSPSNTLSVNFGCDGVPVFKSSHYSVWPVLCVLNELPPVERLKHVLMASLWFGSKNPDMNLYLQPFVNECQDLMQSGVDWENAVTQEKINSKVVCTVAICDSVARPLLQNMMQFNGLHGCGFCTDPGTNVPKGRGVTRAYPYKKDFILRSSTETIEQAEHAFQNKKTVCGVKGSSILMCIPNFDIINGFIPDYMHCALLGVARQMMRLWVESKYHRYPFYHGT